From Anopheles funestus chromosome 3RL, idAnoFuneDA-416_04, whole genome shotgun sequence, a single genomic window includes:
- the LOC125768335 gene encoding DNA-directed RNA polymerase I subunit RPA1, with protein sequence MTIINLDPTNLEFSIFTAEDIRKISVLAVTQARSFDEMGNAIRDGLYDPALGPSGHGEICATCTRDLNMCEGHFGHIELAVDVYNPFFQRTVANILRICCMACARLQMNDGEKSLLELQLRLADAGYIVEAEEIDLYKAKLQANANEPIPEEVIYYENLLRNEPYNKLGNTKLSSTIREAIVNAAFRVDNKKCKHCEKILQRVVVSDKRITIRWTQADKKTFYEEKGTDKPTEEQKKASSTVMIANDSKQFLRKLYANDGTLLSLLLPVLSTKKENPTDMFFMEVVPVTPIKTRPVRRSSRTPGRIMQVEHAQSLSLRNILLANSTVRAVMFITNPTQYPNVSQAVHDHMQSICTYAKGDTLTAKFYHGWAELQTAVDHLLDVEKLTIGGKQAISFGLKQLLEKKNGLIRMNMMGKRVNHAARTVITPDPYIGIEEIGIPTRFAKKLTYPVPVTPWNVAELRRWVLNGPDVYPGANMIEDANGRVSKISSSNVTQRESMAKTLLTPHEAGGDVSVADSIKIVHRHLQNGDVLLLNRQPTLHRPSIMAHRAKILGGEKIFRLHYSNCKSYNADFDGDEMNAHLPQNEVARAEAFGLVAVPYQYLVPKDGTPLGGLIQDHIVSAVKLFIRGKFFNREDYQQLVFQALNNKKGNIDLLPPSILKPVRLWSGKQIISTIIKNSTPKGKPYINMIGKSKLSSKHWRVLPAREWKYGGTPLEENELSESEVFIRQGELLCGILDKNHFGATPYGLIHCMYELYGGVCSTALLSSLSRLFTYYLQWEGFTLGVRDILVRSKADRKRAKIVRECREQAGHEAAAAALDLPSSVSREVLAKHLREAYAKNPNFRAIIDRKYKTALDTFTNRINNACLPDGLISKFPENNLQLMVQSGAKGSTVNTMQISCLLGQIELEGKRPPLMLSGRSLPSFADFETSPKSGGFIDGRFMTGIQPQDFFFHCMAGREGLIDTAVKTSRSGYLQRCLVKHLEGLSVHYDMTVRDSDGSVIQYMYGEDGMDIGKTQFIANEKQTRFLDMNHGVIVQQDVVKRLQTANDEDPLNEALRKHVKKMKRWTKQNGGHSSTLLKSRTSPFALFTAENAEALRVDLANADKVKKSGRTKLTEKLIKRWKKLDPAVKHDYVKRAAHCPDPVAAAFSPDAHFGVLSEKLNELMMKYKRTQKPIHNIEELMQVKGSEAFAAPGEPVGVLAAQSIGEPSTQMTLNTFHFAGRGEMNVTLGIPRLREILMFGASNIKTPTMEIPFLPHRKPERLKAVADKLRKSLNRVTVADVLENINVKSKLAVTPSRVTIYTFRFNFLPPDAYDQDYCVTPASIIRHMSRKFFRAMFSAIRRDEATKNNLIETETKGKSNENNEDEALDEREPLKQERHETAAFSDSDSESDDGLPAADADASEAKIKGKTTDEHGYDDEKDENSSDSSDEEKEADEAMDGKSSEKQKDTKSSPQGLEEALIEEYEKDQEKMEQELLEQTPTGSGCVIEKEEAEYMKHLNSKVNMYQIDRVDYRWCQVVLHMPLKLKEIDFTKVFREVAAKSVIWEVPNIKRAITYMQNDQLYLKTEGTNMSAMTAQAKVLDLNRLYTNDIHAMAKRYGIEAAARVAVKEIQNVFGVYGITVDPRHLLLVADYMTAGGKFLAMNRIAMEYNASPLQQISFETSLKFLRDALMKGKSDRLESPSSRLIVGQPCRVGTGAFTLYSSALQDYFDTTKV encoded by the exons ATGACGATCATTAATCTTGATCCAACGAATTTGGAGTTTTCCATATTTACGGCGGAAGACATAAGAAAGATCAGCGTGTTGGCAGTGACACAGGCACGTTCGTTCGATGAAATGGGCAATGCGATCCGGGATGGTCTGTATGATCCCGCCCTAGGCCCTAGCGGGCATGGCGAAATCTGTGCCACTTGTACTCGCGATCTGAACATGTGCGAAGGACACTTCGGACACATCGAACTCGCTGTGGACGTGTACAATCCGTTCTTCCAACGTACGGTAGCCAATATACTCCGCATCTGCTGCATGGCGTGTGCGCGCCTGCAAATgaatgatggagaaaaatcgCTACTTGAGCTACAGTTGCGTCTAGCGGATGCTGGTTACATCGTCGAAGCGGAAGAGATCGATTTGTACAAAGCGAAACTGCAAGCAAACGCGAATGAACCTATCCCGGAGGAGGTGATTTATTACGAGAATTTGTTGCGAAATGAACCCTACAACAAGCTGGGCAATACGAAACTATCCAGCACTATTCGGGAGGCAATAGTGAACGCTGCGTTTCGCGTGGACAATAAAAAGTGCAAGCACTGTGAGAAGATTTTGCAAAGGGTCGTAGTGTCGGACAAAAGGATAACGATACGTTGGACGCAGGCGgataaaaaaacgtttta TGAGGAAAAGGGAACGGATAAACCCAccgaggagcaaaaaaaagcgtcaTCTACGGTGATGATTGCTAACGATAGTAAGCAGTTTCTCCGGAAGCTATACGCGAATGATGGTACGCTGTTGAGCCTTCTGTTGCCGGTACTgtccacaaaaaaggaaaatcctaCTGATATGTTCTTCATGGAAGTGGTACCTGTGACACCGATAAAAACGCGCCCTGTCCGCCGTTCTTCGCGCACACCAGGACGCATCATGCAGGTTGAGCACGCGCAGTCATTGTCGTTGCGAAACATTCTGCTTGCAAACTCGACCGTGCGTGCCGTTATGTTTATCACCAACCCGACACAGTACCCGAATGTATCGCAAGCGGTACACGATCATATGCAATCCATTTGCACGTACGCCAAAGGCGATACGCTGACCGCGAAGTTTTATCATGGCTGGGCGGAACTGCAGACGGCGGTCGACCATCTGCTGGATGTGGAGAAACTTACCATCGGCGGCAAGCAGGCCATTTCGTTCGGTTTGAAGCAGCTACTTGAGAAGAAGAACGGGCTGATACGCATGAACATGATGGGCAAACGGGTGAACCATGCCGCCCGTACCGTGATCACACCCGATCCGTACATCGGTATAGAGGAGATCGGCATACCGACCCGGTTTGCGAAGAAGCTTACCTATCCCGTACCCGTCACGCCGTGGAACGTGGCCGAGTTGCGCCGCTGGGTATTGAACGGGCCGGACGTTTATCCGGGCGCAAACATGATCGAAGATGCGAACGGACGGGTAAGCAAAATTTCATCCTCCAACGTGACGCAGCGTGAATCGATGGCCAAAACGTTGCTCACACCGCACGAAGCCGGCGGTGATGTGAGTGTAGCCGATTCAATCAAAATCGTCCATCGGCATCTGCAGAACGGCGATGTGCTGCTGCTTAACCGGCAGCCTACACTGCATCGGCCAAGTATAATGGCGCACCGGGCCAAGATCCTAGGTGGGGAGAAAATTTTTCGCCTCCACTACTCGAACTGCAAATCGTACAATGCCGATTTCGATGGGGACGAAATGAATGCCCATTTGCCACAGAATGAGGTGGCACGGGCAGAGGCGTTCGGGTTGGTAGCCGTACCTTATCAGTATCTCGTCCCAAAAGACGGTACACCGCTCGGTGGTTTGATTCAGGATCATATCGTGTCAGCCGTGAAGCTTTTCATTCGCGGAAAGTTTTTCAATCG CGAGGATTATCAGCAGCTGGTGTTTCAAGCGCTGAACAACAAGAAGGGCAATATAGATCTGTTGCCCCCCTCGATTTTGAAGCCGGTGAGACTATGGTCCGGAAAGCAGATCATTTCGACCATCATCAAGAACAGCACGCCGAAGGGGAAGCCCTACATTAACATGATTGGAAAATCAAAGCTTAGCAGCAAG CATTGGCGAGTATTACCGGCCCGCGAATGGAAATACGGTGGTACACCGCTTGAAGAGAACGAACTGTCCGAATCGGAAGTGTTCATCCGCCAGGGCGAACTGCTGTGCGGCATCCTCGACAAGAACCATTTCGGTGCTACACCGTACGGTTTGATTCACTGCATGTACGAACTGTACGGTGGCGTTTGTTCCACGGCACTGCTTTCCTCGTTGTCTCGGCTCTTCACCTACTACCTCCAGTGGGAGGGTTTTACGCTCGGCGTGCGTGACATTTTGGTACGCTCGAAGGCGGATAGAAAGCGTGCGAAAATTGTTCGCGAATGTCGCGAACAGGCAGGACACGAAGCAGCCGCCGCTGCCCTTGATCTACCGTCGAGCGTTTCGCGCGAAGTGCTTGCCAAACATTTGCGGGAAGCGTACGCCAAGAATCCAAACTTTCGTGCCATTATCGATCGCAAGTATAAAACCGCACTCGATACGTTCACAAATCGGATTAATAA TGCTTGTCTTCCGGATGGTTTGATCAGCAAGTTTCCGGAGAACAATCTGCAGCTTATGGTACAGTCCGGTGCGAAGGGTTCGACTGTAAACACGATGCAAATCTCCTGCCTGCTCGGTCAGATCGAACTCGAAGGCAAACGTCCACCGCTCATGCTGTCGGGCCGCTCGTTGCCAAGCTTTGCCGACTTTGAAACCTCGCCCAAATCGGGTGGATTTATAGATGGACGCTTTATGACCGGCATACAGCCGCAAGACTTCTTTTTCCATTGTATGGCGGGTCGCGAAGGTTTGATCGATACGGCGGTCAAGACTAGCCGTTCCGGTTATTTGCAGCGCTGTCTGGTGAAGCATCTGGAGGGACTTTCGGTGCATTATGATATGACGGTGCGGGACAGTGATGGAAGCGTGATACAGTACATGTACGGCGAGGACGGTATGGATATTGGTAAAACACAGTTCATCGCGAACGAGAAGCAAACGCGCTTTCTCGACATGAATCATGGCGTGATCGTACAGCAGGACGTTGTGAAACGTTTGCAAACCGCAAACGATGAGGATCCGTTGAACGAGGCGCTAAGAAAGcatgtgaaaaaaatgaaacgctgGACGAAACAAAACGGTGGCCACAGTTCGACGTTGCTGAAAAGCCGAACCTCTCCGTTTGCGCTGTTTACGGCCGAAAATGCGGAAGCGCTCCGGGTCGATCTTGCGAATGCGGATAAGGTGAAAAAATCCGGCCGTACCAAGCTGACGGAAAAGCTGATCAAACGGTGGAAAAAGCTAGATCCGGCCGTAAAGCACGACTACGTAAAACGGGCCGCCCACTGTCCCGATCCCGTCGCGGCTGCCTTTTCTCCCGATGCACATTTTGGCGTGCTGTCCGAAAAGCTCAACGAGTTGATGATGAAGTACAAGCGTACGCAAAAGCCAATCCACAACATCGAAGAGTTGATGCAGGTAAAGGGAAGTGAAGCGTTTGCCGCCCCAGGCGAACCGGTCGGTGTGTTGGCGGCACAGTCGATCGGTGAACCATCGACACAGATGACGCTTAATACGTTCCATTTTGCCGGCCGTGGTGAAATGAACGTTACGCTCGGTATTCCGCGTTTGCGTGAAATTCTGATGTTCGGAGCGTCCAACATTAAAACACCGACGATGGAAATTCCATTTCTACCGCACCGTAAACCGGAGCGGCTGAAAGCGGTTGCGGACAAGCTGCGCAAATCGCTCAACCGTGTCACGGTGGCCGATGTGTTGGAGA ATATTAACGTCAAGTCGAAACTGGCTGTAACTCCGTCGCGCGTTACGATTTACACGTTTCGTTTTAACTTCCTTCCGCCGGACGCGTACGATCAGGACTATTGCGTTACGCCTGCGTCAATCATACGCCATATGTCGCGTAAATTCTTCCGAGCAATGTTTAGCGCTATTAGAAGAGATGAAGCaacgaaaaataattt AATCGAAACCGAGACAAAAGGgaaatcaaatgaaaataacGAAGACGAAGCACTAGATGAGAGAGAACCATTAAAACAGGAAAGGCACGAAACAGCTGCATTTTCTGACAGTGACAGTGAATCGGATGATGGTTTGCCGGCAGCGGATGCCGATGCATCGGAGGCGAAAATTAAGGGCAAAACAACCGATGAGCATGGTTACGATGATGAAAAGGATGAGAACAGCTCGGATTCCAGTGACGAGGAGAAGGAAGCCGATGAAGCAATGGATGGGAAATCGTCGGAAAAGCAAAAGGACACGAAAAGTTCACCCCAAGGGTTGGAAGAGGCGCTCATTGAGGAGTATGAGAAGGATCAGGAAAAGATGGAACAAGAGCTACTGGAACAAACGCCAACCGGTAGTGGGTGCGTCATCGAGAAGGAGGAGGCAGAGTATATGAAGCACCTGAATTCCAAGGTTAATATGTACCAAATAGATCGGGTAGACTATCGCTGGTGTCAGGTTGTGCTGCATATGCCCTTGAAGCTAAAGGAAATCGATTTTACCAAGGTGTTTCGTGAGGTGGCCGCCAAGTCGGTCATATGGGAGGTACCGAACATCAAGCGTGCCATCACGTACATGCAGAACGATCAGCTGTACTTGAAAACCGAAGGCACAAATATGTCCGCAATGACGGCACAAGCCAAGGTACTAGATTTGAATCGACTCTACACCAACGACATTCACGCGATGGCGAAACGGTACGGAATCGAGGCAGCGGCACGCGTCGCGGTGAAGGAAATACAGAACGTGTTTGGCGTGTACGGTATCACGGTCGATCCCCGGCATTTGTTGCTAGTGGCCGACTATATGACTGCAGGCGGCAAGTTTCTGGCAATGAACCGTATTGCGATGGAATATAACGCCTCGCCGTTGCAGCAAATTTCCTTCGAAACGTCACTCAAATTCCTGCGGGATGCGTTAATGAAGGGAAAGAGTGATCGTTTGGAATCGCCCTCTTCCAGGCTGATCGTGGGTCAACCATGCAGGGTTGGCACGGGTGCATTCACGTTGTATTCATCCGCTCTACAGGATTATTTCGACACGACAAAGGTGTAA